A window from Zavarzinia compransoris encodes these proteins:
- the infC gene encoding translation initiation factor IF-3 — translation MPDKGGPRINDQITVPRVRLIDETGENRGVVTFAEALHLADIAGVDLVEISPNADPPVCKLLDYGKYKYEAQKKAAEARKNQKVIEIKEIKMRPGIDQHDYDVKMRSIRKFFEEGDKVKVTLRFRGRELAHQDLGMKVLLRVRDETEEIAKVEQMPKMEGRQMTMVIAPK, via the coding sequence GTGCCCGACAAGGGCGGTCCGCGCATCAATGACCAGATCACCGTCCCCCGCGTCCGCCTGATCGACGAGACCGGCGAGAACCGCGGTGTCGTGACCTTCGCCGAGGCCCTGCATCTGGCCGATATCGCCGGTGTCGACCTGGTCGAGATTTCGCCCAACGCCGATCCGCCGGTGTGCAAGCTGCTCGACTACGGCAAGTACAAATACGAGGCCCAGAAGAAGGCCGCCGAAGCGCGCAAGAACCAGAAGGTCATCGAGATCAAGGAGATCAAGATGCGCCCCGGTATCGACCAGCACGACTATGACGTCAAGATGCGCTCGATCCGCAAGTTCTTCGAAGAGGGCGACAAGGTGAAGGTGACGCTGCGTTTCCGCGGCCGCGAACTGGCGCACCAGGACCTCGGTATGAAAGTCCTGCTGCGCGTGCGCGACGAGACCGAGGAAATCGCCAAGGTCGAACAGATGCCCAAGATGGAAGGGCGTCAGATGACCATGGTCATCGCCCCGAAGTAA
- a CDS encoding papain-like cysteine protease family protein, translating to MAVIEYRVPSFNMYALPQDSQVTCWAACAASARACKERRAYTEETALPEQYRAWYSQPRALRFDDISAVYRTMGMQAGRIDLSSRPALATFIRAHAPVIVGSAIVNDQGQHVSYHVRLINGYWGDPEASNEDAFQVRIYDPWPPQGFGFETNFLFSHFRYQMTMRSGRVPENIGRIWYF from the coding sequence ATGGCCGTCATCGAATACCGCGTGCCCAGCTTCAACATGTATGCCCTGCCGCAGGACAGCCAGGTGACCTGCTGGGCCGCCTGCGCCGCCTCGGCCCGCGCCTGCAAGGAACGCCGGGCCTATACCGAGGAAACCGCGCTGCCCGAGCAGTACCGGGCGTGGTACAGCCAGCCCCGGGCGCTGCGCTTCGACGATATCTCGGCCGTCTACCGGACCATGGGCATGCAGGCGGGGCGGATCGACCTGTCGTCGCGGCCGGCGCTGGCGACCTTCATCCGGGCCCATGCGCCGGTCATCGTCGGCAGCGCCATCGTGAATGACCAGGGGCAGCACGTCTCCTATCACGTGCGCCTGATCAACGGCTATTGGGGCGATCCGGAGGCGAGCAACGAGGATGCCTTCCAGGTCCGCATCTACGATCCCTGGCCGCCCCAGGGCTTCGGCTTCGAGACCAATTTCCTGTTCAGCCATTTCCGCTACCAGATGACCATGCGCTCCGGCCGCGTGCCCGAGAACATCGGCCGCATCTGGTATTTCTAA
- a CDS encoding PepSY domain-containing protein, which translates to MSLARLTLGVLAGVLLAGQAGTALASGNVSCSEPKEQWRPRVELQRELKAKGWAVRKFVVYNGCYEIYGFDEQDKQVEAFFNPRTFERVYPAP; encoded by the coding sequence ATGTCCTTGGCGCGATTGACGCTTGGGGTTCTGGCCGGCGTTCTGCTGGCGGGCCAGGCCGGCACGGCCCTGGCCAGCGGCAATGTGTCCTGCAGCGAGCCGAAGGAACAATGGCGCCCGCGGGTCGAACTGCAGCGCGAACTGAAGGCCAAGGGCTGGGCCGTGCGCAAGTTCGTCGTCTACAACGGCTGCTACGAGATCTATGGTTTCGACGAGCAGGACAAGCAGGTCGAGGCTTTCTTCAATCCCCGCACCTTCGAGCGCGTCTACCCGGCCCCCTGA
- the ilvC gene encoding ketol-acid reductoisomerase gives MRVYYDRDADVNLIKGKKVLIVGYGSQGHAHALNLRDSGVKDIAVALRAGSATARKAEGEGLKVYTPAEGAAWADVVMILTPDELQAKLYKDDLEANLRQGAALVFAHGLNIHFKLIEARPDLDVFMIAPKGPGHTVRSEFVKGGGVPCLVAVHQNASGNALEIALSYASAVGGGRSGIIETSFKEECETDLFGEQAVLCGGLTALIKAGFETLVEAGYAPEMAYFECLHEVKLIVDLIYEGGIANMRYSISNTAEYGDYVTGPRIVTDETKKEMKRVLDDIQSGRFTRDWMLENQAGTPSFKATRSIQAQHPIEDVGEKLRAMMPWIAKNKLVDKARN, from the coding sequence ATGCGCGTCTATTACGATCGCGATGCCGACGTTAACCTGATCAAGGGCAAGAAGGTCCTGATCGTCGGCTACGGCAGCCAGGGCCATGCCCATGCCCTGAACCTCCGCGACTCGGGCGTGAAGGATATCGCCGTGGCGCTGCGCGCCGGCTCGGCCACCGCCAGGAAGGCGGAGGGCGAGGGCCTGAAGGTCTATACCCCGGCGGAAGGTGCGGCCTGGGCCGACGTGGTGATGATCCTCACCCCCGACGAACTGCAGGCGAAGCTCTACAAGGACGATCTCGAAGCCAATCTCCGCCAGGGCGCGGCGCTGGTCTTCGCCCATGGCCTCAACATCCACTTCAAGCTGATCGAGGCCCGTCCCGACCTCGACGTCTTCATGATCGCGCCGAAGGGCCCCGGCCACACCGTGCGCTCGGAATTCGTCAAGGGCGGCGGCGTGCCCTGCCTGGTCGCCGTGCACCAGAACGCCTCGGGCAATGCGCTCGAGATCGCCCTGTCCTATGCCTCCGCCGTCGGCGGTGGCCGTTCGGGCATCATCGAGACCAGCTTCAAGGAAGAATGCGAGACCGACCTCTTCGGCGAGCAGGCCGTGCTCTGCGGCGGCCTCACCGCCCTGATCAAGGCCGGGTTCGAGACCCTGGTCGAAGCCGGCTATGCCCCGGAAATGGCCTATTTCGAATGCCTGCATGAAGTGAAGCTGATCGTCGACCTGATCTACGAAGGCGGCATCGCCAACATGCGCTATTCGATCTCGAACACCGCGGAATATGGCGACTATGTCACCGGCCCGCGCATCGTGACCGACGAGACCAAGAAGGAAATGAAGCGCGTGCTGGACGATATCCAGTCGGGCCGCTTCACCCGCGACTGGATGCTGGAAAACCAGGCCGGCACCCCGTCCTTCAAGGCCACCCGTTCGATCCAGGCCCAGCACCCGATCGAGGACGTGGGCGAGAAGCTGCGCGCCATGATGCCCTGGATCGCGAAGAACAAGCTGGTCGACAAGGCCCGCAACTGA
- the ilvN gene encoding acetolactate synthase small subunit — translation MEPIRSHTIAVLVDNEAGVLARVIGLFSGRGYNIDSLTVAKVEDSRNLSRITVVTSGTEMVIEQIKAQLDRLVPVHKVSDLTIEGPSLERELALIKVVSTGEKRVEALRLADAFRARVLDSTPQSFVFELTGNTSKIDAFIELMRGLGLAELSRTGVVAIQRGTGAL, via the coding sequence GTGGAACCGATCCGCAGCCATACCATTGCCGTTCTGGTCGACAACGAGGCGGGCGTGCTTGCCCGCGTCATCGGCCTTTTTTCCGGCCGGGGCTATAATATCGACAGCCTGACCGTGGCCAAGGTCGAGGATTCCCGCAATCTGTCGCGCATCACCGTGGTCACCTCGGGCACCGAAATGGTGATCGAGCAGATCAAGGCCCAGCTCGACCGCCTGGTGCCGGTGCACAAGGTGTCCGACCTCACCATCGAGGGCCCGTCGCTGGAACGCGAACTGGCCCTGATCAAGGTGGTCTCGACCGGCGAGAAGCGGGTCGAGGCGCTGCGCCTCGCCGATGCCTTCCGTGCCCGCGTGCTGGACAGCACGCCCCAGTCCTTCGTCTTCGAACTGACCGGTAACACTTCGAAGATCGATGCCTTCATCGAACTCATGCGGGGGCTCGGGCTTGCCGAGCTGTCCCGCACCGGCGTCGTCGCGATCCAGCGCGGCACCGGCGCCCTCTGA
- a CDS encoding TonB-dependent receptor, whose translation MTNATRNTRKPASLRLETAQARTPNLKAGLALGVSALMFAPALALGQQAATPAETETETLPTVDVQGEPNPNAQPGVPYKARTSGDERLVRPLAETPKTIEVITKEAIAESGYTDLRDILDAQPGITVGTGENGNAFGDRYIIRGQEARSDVFVDGLRDPGMTTRESFAIEQLEISKGPDSTFAGRGSAGGQINAVTKQANPAFNFATISTAYGTDDHTRVTVDANQTFGEGFAIRANVLYAYEGVPDRDPAERERYGLALSGFLAFTDDFDITVDYYGLRADENPDLGGLLVSSGNVVLPPAYAQDGDFQTSDVDTMTLRARYRFNESLRLTNLTRHGTSDNDYAVTGMGANAATRYTAAGTPFQSRSLSFHNGWQEVAYFANQTNLFYDTKLAGLTNQFVVSIEYTDHSVINGVYTSTNTGAFNCRSTAGAGALNAHCANNPDGSYVGNLNSLLGRRVDRSGWDSDWGVKTIGISLMDTIDVTDDLSVFLGGRVDRYDYNLKTRNNGTGAVTDYGSVEDTLWNGFLGVTYDVAPGGIVYATVGTAADINGGESDVGTSSGYGGTVTFNGSIGGAKPERSTVIEIGTKWNIFDEKLLLTAAAFQVRKTDVMEGADYASLGTFNTGENEVRGVELGLTGEILPGLEAQAGIAIMRSEVTKSATAANVGWGLANFADVSASAQLRYHVTDALAVGGAVKYEGERSVGQPDTAAVNARVVPDYTVYDLFATYRINRNFNARLNVNNLFDEDYYLAAYRSGAFVYKGDGRQVTLTVDYEF comes from the coding sequence ATGACCAACGCCACCCGTAACACCAGGAAGCCCGCAAGCCTGCGGCTCGAAACCGCACAGGCGCGCACCCCGAACCTGAAGGCCGGCCTTGCGCTCGGCGTCTCCGCCCTGATGTTCGCCCCTGCCCTGGCGCTCGGCCAGCAGGCGGCGACCCCGGCCGAAACCGAGACCGAAACCCTGCCGACGGTCGACGTCCAGGGCGAGCCGAACCCGAACGCGCAGCCGGGCGTGCCCTACAAGGCCCGCACCTCGGGCGACGAGCGCCTGGTCCGGCCGCTGGCGGAGACGCCGAAGACCATCGAGGTCATCACCAAGGAAGCGATCGCCGAATCGGGTTACACCGACCTCCGCGACATCCTGGACGCCCAGCCCGGCATCACCGTCGGCACCGGCGAGAACGGCAATGCCTTCGGCGACCGCTACATCATCCGCGGCCAGGAAGCCCGTTCCGACGTCTTCGTCGACGGCCTGCGCGACCCCGGCATGACCACGCGCGAGAGTTTCGCGATCGAACAGCTGGAAATCTCCAAGGGTCCGGATTCGACCTTCGCCGGCCGCGGTTCCGCCGGCGGCCAGATCAACGCGGTGACCAAGCAGGCGAACCCCGCCTTCAACTTCGCCACGATCTCGACCGCCTATGGCACCGACGACCACACCCGCGTGACCGTCGACGCCAACCAGACCTTCGGCGAAGGCTTCGCCATCCGCGCCAACGTCCTCTATGCCTATGAGGGCGTGCCCGACCGCGATCCGGCGGAACGCGAGCGTTACGGCCTGGCGCTGTCCGGCTTCCTCGCCTTCACCGACGATTTCGACATCACCGTCGACTATTACGGCCTGCGCGCCGACGAAAACCCGGACCTGGGCGGCCTGCTGGTTTCCAGCGGCAATGTCGTGCTGCCGCCGGCCTATGCCCAGGACGGCGACTTCCAGACTTCCGACGTCGACACGATGACGCTGCGGGCGCGTTACCGCTTCAACGAATCGCTGCGCCTGACCAACCTCACCCGCCACGGCACGTCGGACAACGACTATGCCGTCACCGGCATGGGCGCCAATGCCGCCACCCGTTACACGGCGGCGGGCACCCCCTTCCAGTCGCGCTCGCTCAGCTTCCACAACGGCTGGCAGGAAGTGGCCTATTTCGCCAACCAGACCAACCTGTTCTACGACACCAAGCTGGCCGGCCTGACCAACCAGTTCGTCGTCAGCATCGAATATACCGACCACTCGGTGATCAACGGCGTCTACACTTCGACCAATACCGGCGCGTTCAACTGCCGCAGCACCGCCGGTGCCGGCGCGCTGAACGCCCATTGCGCCAACAACCCGGACGGCAGCTATGTCGGCAACCTGAACTCGCTGCTCGGCCGCCGGGTCGACCGCAGCGGCTGGGACAGCGACTGGGGCGTGAAGACCATCGGCATCTCGCTGATGGACACGATCGACGTCACCGACGACCTGTCCGTCTTCCTCGGCGGCCGCGTCGACCGCTACGACTACAACCTGAAGACCCGCAACAACGGCACTGGTGCCGTTACCGATTACGGCAGCGTCGAGGACACGCTCTGGAACGGCTTCCTCGGTGTTACCTATGACGTTGCCCCCGGCGGCATCGTCTATGCGACGGTGGGCACCGCCGCAGACATCAACGGCGGCGAATCGGACGTCGGCACCAGCAGCGGCTACGGCGGCACGGTGACGTTCAACGGTTCGATCGGCGGCGCCAAGCCGGAACGTTCCACCGTCATCGAAATCGGCACCAAGTGGAACATTTTCGATGAAAAGCTGCTGCTGACCGCCGCGGCCTTCCAGGTCAGGAAGACCGACGTCATGGAAGGCGCCGACTACGCCTCGCTCGGCACCTTCAACACCGGCGAGAATGAAGTCCGCGGCGTCGAGCTCGGCCTGACCGGCGAGATCCTGCCGGGCCTCGAAGCCCAGGCCGGTATCGCCATCATGCGCTCGGAAGTCACCAAGTCGGCGACCGCCGCCAATGTCGGCTGGGGCCTGGCCAATTTCGCCGACGTCTCGGCCTCGGCCCAACTCCGCTACCATGTGACCGATGCCCTGGCCGTCGGCGGCGCGGTGAAATACGAGGGCGAGCGTTCGGTCGGCCAGCCGGATACGGCGGCGGTCAACGCCCGGGTCGTGCCGGATTACACCGTCTACGATCTCTTCGCGACCTATCGCATCAACCGGAACTTCAATGCCCGGCTGAATGTGAACAACCTGTTCGACGAGGATTACTACCTCGCCGCCTATCGCTCGGGCGCCTTCGTCTACAAGGGCGACGGCCGCCAGGTGACCCTGACGGTCGACTACGAGTTCTGA
- a CDS encoding acetolactate synthase 3 large subunit: MAQNVMTGAEIVLKALVDQGVDTIFGYPGGAVLPIYDALYQQEDIKHVLVRQEGGAAHAAEGYARSTGKVGVLLVTSGPGATNAVTGLTDALMDSIPLVCITGQVPTHLIGNDAFQEADTVGITRPCTKHNWLVKDIKDLARVLHEAFYVARSGRPGPVVVDLPKDIQLTTGVYTPPANVQHKSYRPQLKGDLAKIRQAVDMIAAAEKPVFYTGGGVINSGPQASQLLRELVRLTGFPITSTLMGLGAYPASDKQWLGMLGMHGTYEANHTMHDCDLMICVGARFDDRITGRVNAFSPNSKKIHIDIDPSSINKNVRVDLPIIGDCGHVLEDMIKVWKSKQLRPNRTALEAWWKQIDDWRARDCLRYKPSNDIIKPQYAIQRLHALTKGPNTYITTEVGQHQMWAAQFIGFEEPNRWLTSGGLGTMGYGLPAAIGVQMAHPDALVVDVAGEASIMMNIQEVSTAIQYRLPVKIFILNNQYMGMVRQWQELLHGNRYSESYMHALPDFVKLAEAFGAVGLRCHKPDELDDTIKEMVAVKRPVIVDCRVDQKENCFPMVPSGAAHNEMILGPEDDTHRDISAEGMALV; this comes from the coding sequence ATGGCGCAGAATGTGATGACTGGTGCTGAGATCGTTCTCAAGGCCCTGGTCGATCAGGGCGTAGACACGATTTTCGGCTATCCGGGCGGTGCCGTGCTGCCGATCTACGACGCGCTCTACCAGCAGGAAGATATCAAGCACGTCCTGGTCCGCCAGGAAGGCGGCGCCGCCCATGCGGCGGAAGGCTATGCCCGCTCGACCGGCAAGGTCGGCGTGCTGCTGGTGACCTCCGGCCCCGGCGCCACCAATGCGGTGACCGGCCTGACCGACGCGCTGATGGATTCGATCCCGCTGGTCTGCATCACCGGCCAGGTGCCCACCCACCTGATCGGCAACGACGCCTTCCAGGAGGCGGATACGGTCGGCATCACCCGCCCCTGCACCAAGCACAACTGGCTGGTCAAGGACATCAAGGACCTGGCCCGGGTCCTGCACGAAGCCTTCTATGTCGCGCGCAGCGGCCGCCCGGGCCCGGTCGTCGTCGACCTGCCGAAGGACATCCAGCTGACCACGGGCGTCTATACCCCGCCGGCCAATGTCCAGCACAAGTCCTATCGCCCGCAGCTGAAGGGCGACCTCGCCAAGATCCGCCAGGCGGTCGACATGATCGCGGCGGCGGAAAAGCCGGTGTTCTATACCGGCGGCGGCGTCATCAATTCGGGGCCCCAGGCGTCGCAATTGCTGCGCGAACTGGTGCGCCTGACCGGGTTCCCCATCACCTCGACCCTGATGGGCCTCGGCGCCTATCCCGCCTCGGACAAGCAGTGGCTGGGCATGCTCGGCATGCACGGCACCTACGAGGCGAACCACACGATGCACGACTGTGACCTGATGATCTGCGTCGGCGCCCGTTTCGACGATCGCATCACCGGCCGCGTGAACGCCTTCTCGCCGAACTCGAAGAAGATCCACATCGACATCGATCCCTCGTCGATCAACAAGAACGTGCGCGTGGACCTGCCGATCATCGGCGACTGCGGCCATGTCCTCGAAGACATGATCAAGGTCTGGAAGTCGAAGCAGCTGCGCCCCAACCGCACCGCGCTGGAAGCCTGGTGGAAGCAGATCGACGACTGGCGCGCCCGCGACTGCCTGCGCTACAAGCCGTCGAACGACATCATCAAGCCGCAATATGCGATCCAGCGCCTGCATGCCCTGACCAAGGGGCCGAACACCTATATCACCACGGAAGTGGGCCAGCATCAGATGTGGGCGGCCCAGTTCATCGGCTTCGAGGAGCCGAACCGCTGGCTCACCTCGGGCGGGCTCGGCACCATGGGCTACGGCCTGCCGGCGGCGATCGGCGTGCAGATGGCGCATCCGGACGCCCTGGTCGTCGATGTCGCGGGCGAAGCCTCGATCATGATGAACATCCAGGAAGTCTCGACCGCCATCCAGTACCGGCTGCCGGTGAAGATCTTCATCCTGAACAACCAGTACATGGGCATGGTGCGCCAGTGGCAGGAACTGCTGCACGGCAACCGCTATTCCGAGAGCTACATGCATGCTCTGCCGGACTTCGTGAAGCTGGCGGAAGCCTTCGGCGCCGTCGGGCTCCGCTGCCACAAGCCCGACGAACTGGACGACACGATCAAGGAAATGGTCGCGGTCAAGCGCCCGGTGATCGTCGATTGCCGGGTCGACCAGAAGGAGAACTGCTTCCCCATGGTGCCCTCGGGCGCGGCCCACAACGAGATGATCCTCGGCCCCGAGGACGACACCCACCGCGACATCTCGGCCGAGGGTATGGCGCTGGTATAA
- a CDS encoding glutamine synthetase, translating into MASDGDIGHLRALLTERGTSTVHLVLQDLDGGLRERRIRLADLERTIGKGTGFCDVLYQWDVGDSVFTPGPFVGEAIAADPASLRGYPFEPHAAWVVADFTGPSAAVSPRRLLQAQVERAAALGLTVTAGFEFEWLLYRETAESLRAKAWGPMVPFAPDNRCWDAISAAINADLIAEHHAILDGADIPLVGLGMELGAGCLEASLGATGPMAAADNAAFFKAATKAFYRRKGLSACFMAQPDLGAPGLSGHIHLSLTDSAGRELFRGPSATEPTGPARHFIGGTLALLPELAALPLHTVNAWRRLSPGNWAPRTATWSVQNYSTGIRAVLGDHPGARLEFRIPGADVHPHLGLAMFLAAGLTGLEQGIEAPPPVTGDGRLEPPPGTPPLPRDLHAAAEALAASATARRLFGDAFVDRFAASRFHEFDSLRRAVSAAERARYFEAV; encoded by the coding sequence GTGGCAAGCGACGGCGACATCGGGCATCTGCGGGCATTGCTGACGGAGCGCGGCACGTCCACCGTGCACCTGGTCTTGCAGGACCTGGACGGCGGCCTGCGCGAGCGGCGCATCCGCCTGGCCGATCTCGAACGCACCATCGGCAAGGGCACCGGTTTCTGCGACGTCCTCTACCAATGGGATGTCGGCGACAGCGTCTTCACCCCCGGGCCTTTCGTGGGCGAGGCGATCGCGGCCGATCCCGCCAGTCTGCGCGGCTATCCGTTCGAACCCCATGCCGCCTGGGTGGTTGCCGATTTCACCGGACCCTCGGCCGCGGTCAGCCCGCGCCGCCTGTTGCAGGCGCAGGTCGAGCGGGCGGCGGCCCTCGGCCTGACCGTGACGGCCGGCTTCGAATTCGAATGGCTGCTCTACCGCGAGACGGCAGAGAGTCTCCGCGCCAAAGCCTGGGGCCCGATGGTCCCCTTCGCCCCCGACAACCGCTGCTGGGATGCGATCAGCGCCGCGATCAATGCCGACCTGATCGCGGAACATCATGCGATCCTCGACGGCGCCGACATTCCCCTGGTCGGCCTCGGCATGGAACTGGGCGCGGGCTGCCTGGAAGCCAGCCTGGGCGCGACCGGGCCGATGGCGGCGGCGGACAATGCCGCCTTCTTCAAGGCCGCGACCAAGGCCTTCTACCGCCGGAAGGGGCTGTCCGCCTGCTTCATGGCCCAGCCCGACCTGGGCGCGCCCGGCCTCTCCGGCCATATCCACCTGTCCCTGACCGACAGCGCGGGACGCGAATTGTTCCGCGGCCCCTCGGCAACCGAGCCGACCGGGCCGGCGCGGCATTTCATCGGCGGCACCCTGGCCCTGCTGCCGGAACTCGCCGCCCTGCCGCTGCATACGGTCAATGCCTGGCGCCGCCTGTCGCCCGGCAATTGGGCGCCGCGCACCGCGACCTGGAGCGTGCAGAATTATTCGACCGGCATCCGTGCCGTGCTGGGCGACCACCCGGGCGCGCGGCTGGAATTCCGCATCCCGGGCGCCGACGTCCACCCCCATCTGGGTCTTGCCATGTTCCTCGCGGCGGGGCTGACCGGCCTCGAACAGGGGATCGAGGCGCCGCCCCCGGTGACCGGCGACGGCCGGCTGGAACCGCCCCCGGGCACGCCGCCCCTGCCGCGCGACCTTCATGCGGCGGCGGAAGCCCTGGCGGCCAGCGCCACGGCGCGGCGCCTGTTCGGCGATGCCTTCGTCGATCGTTTCGCCGCCTCGCGGTTCCATGAATTCGACAGCCTGCGCCGCGCGGTTTCCGCCGCGGAACGCGCCCGTTACTTCGAAGCGGTCTGA
- a CDS encoding sulfite oxidase-like oxidoreductase has product MMADDDKPGLLGQIKAKLVGSKEKWAREGRLLTGVAAARSQRLPPGQRLVKDWPVLDLGVQPSVPADVWRLVVDGAVLNPLSWSFADFLAEPQVDDVSDIHCVTAWSRYDNRWTGVSAQHLLALVQPKPAVRHVILHGYDGYTTNVTLENFAAPDVVIAHAWEGRPLTREHGGPVRLIVPRYYFWKSAKWLKRIEFRADDKPGFWEVRGYHNQGDPWTEERYS; this is encoded by the coding sequence ATGATGGCGGATGACGACAAGCCGGGCCTGCTCGGCCAGATCAAGGCGAAGCTGGTCGGTTCCAAGGAGAAATGGGCCCGCGAGGGCCGTCTCCTGACCGGCGTGGCCGCCGCGCGCAGCCAGCGCCTGCCGCCCGGGCAGCGCCTGGTCAAGGATTGGCCGGTGCTCGATCTCGGCGTGCAGCCCAGCGTCCCGGCCGATGTCTGGCGTCTCGTGGTCGATGGCGCCGTGCTCAATCCCCTGTCCTGGTCCTTTGCCGATTTTCTGGCCGAACCCCAGGTCGACGATGTCTCGGACATTCACTGCGTCACCGCCTGGTCGCGCTACGACAACCGCTGGACCGGGGTTTCGGCGCAGCATCTTCTCGCCCTCGTGCAGCCGAAGCCGGCGGTGCGCCATGTCATCCTGCATGGCTACGACGGCTATACCACCAATGTGACCCTGGAGAATTTCGCCGCGCCCGACGTCGTCATCGCCCATGCCTGGGAGGGCCGGCCGCTGACGCGGGAGCACGGCGGGCCGGTGCGCCTGATCGTGCCCCGGTATTACTTCTGGAAATCGGCCAAATGGCTGAAGCGGATCGAATTCCGCGCCGACGACAAGCCCGGCTTCTGGGAAGTGCGCGGCTACCACAACCAGGGCGACCCCTGGACCGAGGAACGCTATAGCTGA
- a CDS encoding Fe2+-dependent dioxygenase, producing MLIAIDKVLTVDEVAGFRRDLAAAAWQDGALTSGTLARHRKRNQQLDEADPLARRLGHHILRLLGHHPLFVSAALPARIYPPKFNRYADEGTYGAHVDSAIMRVPGTDVVVRSDLSATLFLSDPDSYDGGELEIEGQFGVQAVKLEAGDMILYPSTSLHRVTPVTRGERLAAFFWIESLVADEGQRGLLFDLDQAIQGLTSKAGPEDGHLLALTGVYHNLLRRWAIT from the coding sequence ATGCTGATCGCCATCGACAAGGTCCTGACGGTGGACGAGGTCGCCGGCTTTCGCCGCGATCTCGCCGCCGCGGCGTGGCAGGACGGGGCGCTGACCTCGGGCACGCTGGCCCGCCACCGCAAGCGCAACCAGCAGCTCGACGAGGCGGATCCCCTGGCCCGGCGCCTGGGGCATCACATCCTGCGCCTGCTCGGCCATCATCCGCTGTTCGTCTCGGCGGCCTTGCCGGCCCGGATCTATCCGCCGAAATTCAACCGCTATGCCGACGAGGGCACCTATGGCGCCCATGTCGACAGTGCGATCATGCGCGTGCCCGGCACCGACGTGGTGGTGCGCAGCGATCTTTCGGCGACCCTGTTCCTGTCCGATCCCGACAGCTACGACGGCGGCGAACTGGAGATCGAGGGGCAATTCGGCGTTCAGGCGGTGAAGCTCGAGGCCGGGGACATGATTCTCTACCCCTCGACCAGCCTGCACCGGGTGACCCCGGTGACCCGGGGCGAGCGCCTCGCCGCCTTCTTCTGGATCGAAAGCCTGGTCGCCGACGAGGGGCAGCGCGGCCTGCTGTTCGATCTCGACCAGGCGATCCAGGGCCTGACCTCCAAGGCGGGGCCGGAGGACGGCCATCTCCTGGCCCTGACCGGCGTCTATCACAACCTGTTGCGGCGCTGGGCCATCACCTGA